The following is a genomic window from Bacillota bacterium.
CGCTTGCCCGGCTGGACTATGCCGAGGTTCTTAGCTGGCCTGAATTAAAGCCCATGGAAGAAATACGGGCGGGCAAGGTACTAATGGCGGTAGCCGCGTTTTTCGGGCGGGCGCGGTTGATTGACAATTTTTTAGTGGAGGTGGAGTAAATGCTCCTTATGATGTTAAGGGGGAAAATCCACCGGGCTACAGTCACAGAGACCAACGTGGACTATGTCGGCAGTATAACCGTCGATGAGACGCTGATGGAGGCGGCGGATATCTTTCCGGGGGAAAGGGTGCAGGTCGTAAACATCAACAACGGCCAGCGATTCGAAACTTACACCATCGTTGGTCCGCGGGATTCAGGGTTGATCTGCCTCAACGGCGCCGCCGCCCACCTGGCGCAACCGGGGGATAAGGTCATCATCATCGCTTACGCCGTCATTCCCTATGCGGAGGCCCGCAGCTTCCGGCCCCGGATAGTTGTTGTAGACGATAACAATAAAGTGGTTGAGGTTAAGCGGGAGGAAACCCACGGCGCAATTGGGTAGGTTAGAAAGTCCGACGTCCGACGTCAAAGGATAAAAGGCAGGAGTTGAGTCCTAAGAGAGTGTTGCAAAACAAATAAATTCGGTAGAAAAACCACCTAACGGCTTTCGGCGGGTGTAAATAAGTAAGTGCCCCGGAGGCCGCGAAAAACAAGCATGGCGCGGAAGGCGAAGACATCCGGCAAATTAAGAGGTGGGATGTGAGAAGTCGGAAGTTAGAATCAGAGGGTGGAATTCGCCTGGCGAATTCCTTCGGTCTTCCCACCTCTAACCTCCCGCCTCGCACTTCCCAATTGCCAGGCGCCGTTTTGCAACGGCCTCCTAAGAGGAGGAAAAATGTTTAACATCGTCCTGGTGGGTCTGGTGAGTTTCCTTACCGACGTAAGCTCGGAAATGGTCTACCCC
Proteins encoded in this region:
- a CDS encoding pantoate--beta-alanine ligase — translated: MDYAEVLSWPELKPMEEIRAGKVLMAVAAFFGRARLIDNFLVEVE
- the panD gene encoding aspartate 1-decarboxylase → MLLMMLRGKIHRATVTETNVDYVGSITVDETLMEAADIFPGERVQVVNINNGQRFETYTIVGPRDSGLICLNGAAAHLAQPGDKVIIIAYAVIPYAEARSFRPRIVVVDDNNKVVEVKREETHGAIG